From a single Mycolicibacterium mengxianglii genomic region:
- a CDS encoding MFS transporter has product MRSAGTTRSIAISAGGLAVLLGALDTYVVITIIRDIMTDVGIPINQLQRVAPIITGYLVGYIAAMPLLGRASDRFGRKMLIQISLAGFTIGSIVTAMSTDLTILVIGRIIQGSASGALLPVTLALAADLWAEHKRAAVLGGIGAAQELGSVLGPLYGIAVVALFAHWQAVFWVNVPLALLAMAMIHFSVPEKQKSDGPPDRVDVVGGVLLAVVLVLVVVGLYNPEPSAREVVPTWRLWLLIGAVVAVVAFFVWERYARTKLIDPAGVRFTPFLAALGASFAAGAALMVTLVNVELFGQGVLGTDQVEAAFLLMRFLVALPIGAAIGGWVATRVGDRAVTCAGLLIAAFAYWLISHWGVDVLSARHDLGLFTLPAFDTDLALAGIGLGLVIGPLTSSALRVVPSAQHGIASSLVVVSRMTGMLVGVAALSAWGLYRFNQILAGLPSPSAADGLAARIAGEAAKYKQAFAMQYGELFAITAIVCVVGALLGLLIAGKDTRPKGFDGQPEPDDSATAVLSVPPGARGGAPGDAATVQIPKPDSRGRHAR; this is encoded by the coding sequence ATGCGCAGCGCCGGGACCACTCGCAGCATCGCGATCAGCGCAGGCGGCCTGGCCGTCCTGTTGGGAGCGCTTGACACCTATGTGGTGATCACGATCATCCGCGACATCATGACCGATGTCGGGATCCCGATCAATCAGCTGCAACGGGTAGCCCCGATCATCACCGGCTACCTGGTCGGTTACATCGCGGCGATGCCTCTGCTGGGCCGGGCCTCGGACCGGTTCGGCCGCAAGATGCTGATCCAGATCAGTCTGGCCGGCTTCACCATCGGCTCGATCGTCACCGCGATGTCGACCGACCTGACGATCCTGGTGATCGGGCGGATCATCCAGGGGTCGGCCAGCGGTGCCCTGCTGCCGGTCACGTTGGCGTTGGCTGCAGATCTGTGGGCCGAGCACAAGCGGGCGGCGGTGCTCGGCGGTATCGGGGCGGCGCAGGAGCTCGGTAGCGTTCTCGGTCCGCTGTACGGCATCGCTGTTGTCGCACTGTTCGCCCACTGGCAGGCGGTGTTCTGGGTCAACGTCCCGCTGGCGCTGCTCGCGATGGCGATGATCCACTTCAGCGTTCCGGAAAAGCAGAAATCCGACGGTCCGCCCGACCGGGTGGACGTGGTCGGCGGGGTGCTGCTGGCGGTGGTCCTGGTGCTGGTCGTGGTCGGGCTCTACAACCCGGAGCCCAGCGCCCGCGAGGTTGTTCCGACCTGGCGGTTGTGGCTGTTGATCGGCGCCGTGGTCGCGGTGGTGGCCTTCTTCGTCTGGGAGCGGTACGCCCGTACCAAGTTGATCGACCCGGCCGGTGTCCGGTTCACCCCGTTCCTGGCCGCCCTGGGCGCGTCGTTCGCCGCCGGTGCCGCCCTGATGGTGACGCTGGTCAACGTCGAGCTCTTCGGCCAGGGCGTTCTCGGAACCGACCAGGTCGAGGCGGCATTTCTGTTGATGCGGTTCCTGGTCGCGCTGCCGATCGGTGCCGCGATCGGCGGCTGGGTCGCCACTCGGGTCGGTGACCGGGCAGTGACGTGTGCCGGCCTGCTGATCGCCGCGTTCGCCTACTGGCTCATCTCGCACTGGGGCGTCGACGTACTGTCGGCCCGCCATGACCTCGGGCTGTTCACCCTGCCCGCCTTCGACACCGATCTGGCGCTGGCCGGGATCGGCCTGGGGCTGGTCATCGGACCGCTCACCTCGTCAGCACTGCGGGTGGTGCCATCGGCCCAGCACGGCATCGCGTCGTCTCTGGTGGTTGTGTCCAGGATGACGGGGATGTTGGTCGGTGTCGCGGCCCTGTCCGCATGGGGGCTGTACCGCTTCAACCAGATCCTGGCCGGACTGCCCTCCCCCAGCGCTGCCGACGGGCTGGCCGCGCGGATCGCCGGTGAGGCCGCCAAATACAAGCAGGCCTTCGCCATGCAATACGGCGAGCTGTTTGCGATCACGGCGATCGTCTGTGTGGTGGGCGCACTCCTGGGCCTGCTGATCGCTGGAAAAGACACGCGCCCCAAAGGTTTTGACGGGCAACCCGAGCCTGACGACAGCGCCACCGCGGTGTTGTCGGTGCCCCCCGGCGCACGCGGCGGAGCACCCGGCGACGCGGCGACGGTGCAGATCCCCAAGCCGGATTCCCGGGGCCGCCACGCACGCTGA
- a CDS encoding 2-amino-3,7-dideoxy-D-threo-hept-6-ulosonate synthase, with product MFEDRGWQQRGSTGTRIRLSRIFDPGSHRALVVPMDHSVTIGPLGGADHADRTARLLAAAGADAIVVHKGRARAIDPAHFTNMALIVHLSAGTDISIDRTSKVLVGSVEDCLRLGADAVSVHVNVGSPTESTQLADLGAVASACDTLGMPLLAMMYARGPEVGSHTDLVDTLSHLGAIATDLGATMVKLDYAGSVTAMNHVADSCPLPILVAGGVAAATDDAAITYAAEVAETRVAGLSFGRLIFDADSPHRVTSEIARRLHRRPLASALESASA from the coding sequence ATGTTCGAAGATCGTGGCTGGCAGCAGCGCGGCAGCACCGGGACCCGGATCCGGCTGTCTCGCATCTTCGACCCCGGGTCCCACCGCGCCCTGGTGGTGCCGATGGACCATTCGGTCACCATCGGGCCACTCGGCGGAGCCGACCACGCCGACCGGACGGCGCGGCTGTTGGCGGCCGCCGGCGCCGACGCCATCGTGGTGCACAAGGGGCGCGCCCGAGCCATCGACCCGGCGCATTTCACCAATATGGCGCTGATCGTCCACCTTTCGGCCGGCACCGACATCTCCATCGACCGCACGTCGAAGGTTCTCGTCGGCTCGGTGGAGGACTGCCTGCGTCTGGGCGCCGATGCGGTCAGCGTCCACGTCAACGTGGGCTCCCCCACCGAATCCACCCAGCTCGCCGACCTCGGGGCGGTCGCCTCGGCCTGCGACACCCTGGGTATGCCGTTGCTGGCGATGATGTACGCCCGTGGGCCCGAGGTCGGGTCACACACCGATCTCGTGGACACCCTCAGCCACCTGGGCGCCATCGCCACCGATCTGGGCGCCACCATGGTGAAACTGGATTACGCCGGGTCGGTCACCGCGATGAACCACGTCGCCGACAGCTGCCCCCTGCCGATTCTGGTGGCCGGCGGCGTCGCCGCCGCCACCGATGACGCGGCCATCACCTATGCCGCCGAGGTGGCGGAGACGCGGGTGGCCGGCCTGAGCTTCGGTCGCCTGATCTTCGACGCGGACAGCCCGCACCGCGTCACCTCGGAGATCGCCCGCAGACTCCACCGCCGGCCGCTGGCGTCGGCACTCGAATCCGCCTCAGCCTGA
- the ribD gene encoding bifunctional diaminohydroxyphosphoribosylaminopyrimidine deaminase/5-amino-6-(5-phosphoribosylamino)uracil reductase RibD, translating into MTFEAAMGSAIEQAEQVKGSTYPNPPVGAVILDADGRLAGVGGTEPVGGAHAEVVALRAAGPRARGGTAVVTLEPCAHHGRTPPCVDALVTAGISTVVYAVADPNPVAAGGSARLREAGVSVLGGVLAEQVADGTLREWLHRQRTGRPHITWKYAGSIDGRSAAADGSSQWITGPVARADVHLRRAAADAIVVGTGTVFADDPTLTARRPDGSLVDHQPLRVVVGTRDISADCNVLNDDSHTMLIRTHDPHEVIKALSDRTDVLIEGGPTLAGAFLRAGVIDRILAYIAPIMLGGPITVVDSVGVATLSQALRWRYDEVRRLGPDLLVSLVRDELSGSEDDA; encoded by the coding sequence ATGACGTTCGAGGCCGCGATGGGGTCGGCGATCGAGCAGGCCGAGCAGGTCAAGGGCAGTACGTATCCGAATCCACCCGTCGGGGCCGTGATCCTCGATGCCGACGGCCGGCTCGCCGGCGTCGGCGGCACCGAACCCGTGGGCGGCGCGCATGCCGAAGTGGTGGCGCTGCGTGCTGCCGGACCCCGGGCGCGCGGTGGCACGGCGGTGGTCACCCTCGAGCCGTGCGCCCATCACGGCCGCACCCCACCTTGTGTGGATGCGCTTGTGACAGCCGGGATTTCGACGGTTGTTTACGCGGTCGCCGATCCCAACCCAGTCGCCGCCGGCGGGTCCGCCCGGCTCCGGGAGGCCGGGGTGTCCGTACTGGGCGGTGTGCTGGCTGAGCAGGTCGCCGACGGCACACTGCGAGAGTGGTTGCACCGGCAGCGAACCGGGCGTCCGCACATCACCTGGAAGTACGCCGGCAGTATCGACGGCCGAAGCGCGGCCGCGGACGGTTCGAGCCAGTGGATCACCGGACCGGTGGCGCGCGCCGATGTGCATCTGCGCCGTGCCGCGGCAGACGCCATCGTGGTGGGCACCGGCACTGTGTTCGCCGACGATCCGACGTTGACGGCCCGTCGGCCGGACGGGTCGCTGGTGGACCACCAGCCGCTACGGGTGGTCGTCGGCACTCGCGACATCTCCGCCGATTGCAATGTGCTCAACGATGATTCGCACACGATGCTGATCAGGACCCACGATCCGCACGAGGTGATCAAGGCGCTCTCCGATCGCACGGATGTGCTCATCGAGGGTGGGCCGACGCTGGCCGGGGCGTTCCTGCGGGCCGGGGTGATCGACCGGATCCTGGCCTATATCGCCCCCATCATGCTGGGCGGTCCGATCACCGTCGTCGACAGCGTGGGAGTGGCGACTCTCTCCCAGGCGCTGCGCTGGCGTTACGACGAGGTGCGACGGCTCGGCCCCGATCTGCTGGTCAGCCTGGTACGGGATGAGTTGTCCGGATCCGAGGATGATGCCTGA
- a CDS encoding 3-dehydroquinate synthase II family protein, protein MTHVTDIVTDHITPLTSPDTRRAPDVRTGHLAWIDIRALSGDLRMAVIEAAIHQRVDGIVSDDPAVLADLPPTIRRILAVEDPEFAELTGTPLHAVDVVLAPSGAGQPRTAAEHGVHVVVSDAPTLHEACRVVRQVPWTVLTFTDPTKIPLEIVIAAAENSGGRTVTVVDDIQDAAIVKLVLEHGSDGLLLAPRSVEEVATLAEVVQHRQDRLELSELTVTSVEHIGMGERACIDTCSLLELDEGCLIGSFATGMFLSCSETHPLPYMPTRPFRWNAGAVHSYVLTPENRTRYVSELRAGQPILAVRTDGSVREVRIGRVKIERRPLISINATTPGGASINVIAQDDWHVRLLGPGGTVNNVTELRPGDTLLGYVPTASRHVGLPITEFCDER, encoded by the coding sequence ATGACCCACGTCACCGATATCGTCACCGACCACATCACTCCCCTGACCTCGCCGGACACCCGCCGGGCGCCGGACGTGCGCACCGGGCACCTCGCCTGGATCGACATCCGCGCCTTGTCCGGCGACCTCCGGATGGCGGTGATCGAAGCGGCCATCCACCAGCGGGTAGACGGAATCGTCTCCGACGACCCGGCCGTGCTCGCCGACCTGCCGCCGACGATCCGGCGCATCCTGGCGGTCGAGGACCCGGAATTCGCCGAGCTGACCGGCACACCCCTGCACGCAGTCGACGTCGTCCTCGCACCATCCGGCGCCGGGCAACCCCGGACCGCAGCCGAACACGGTGTGCACGTCGTCGTCTCCGACGCGCCGACCCTGCACGAGGCGTGCCGGGTGGTGCGTCAGGTGCCGTGGACCGTGCTCACGTTCACCGACCCGACCAAGATCCCGTTGGAGATCGTGATCGCCGCGGCCGAGAACTCCGGCGGCCGTACCGTCACCGTCGTCGACGACATCCAGGACGCCGCCATCGTCAAGCTGGTGCTCGAACACGGTTCCGACGGACTGCTGCTCGCTCCGAGGAGCGTCGAGGAGGTGGCCACCCTGGCCGAGGTGGTGCAGCACCGACAGGACCGTCTGGAGTTGTCCGAGCTGACGGTGACCTCGGTGGAGCACATCGGCATGGGTGAGCGGGCCTGCATCGACACGTGTTCGTTGTTGGAACTCGACGAAGGTTGCCTGATCGGCTCGTTCGCCACCGGAATGTTCTTGTCCTGCAGCGAAACCCACCCGCTGCCGTATATGCCGACCCGGCCCTTCCGCTGGAATGCCGGCGCGGTGCATTCGTATGTGCTGACACCGGAGAACCGCACCCGGTACGTCAGCGAACTCCGGGCGGGACAGCCCATTCTGGCCGTGCGCACCGACGGCAGCGTGCGGGAGGTGCGAATCGGCCGCGTCAAGATAGAACGTCGCCCGCTGATCTCCATCAACGCCACCACGCCGGGCGGGGCGAGCATCAACGTCATCGCCCAGGACGACTGGCATGTCCGGCTGCTGGGTCCAGGCGGCACCGTCAACAATGTCACCGAGTTGCGTCCCGGAGACACCCTGCTGGGCTACGTCCCTACCGCATCCCGCCATGTCGGACTTCCCATCACTGAGTTCTGTGACGAGCGCTGA
- a CDS encoding glycosyltransferase family 2 protein, whose protein sequence is MQTDLRGSNNARQQCFSLERTVLTNLVPGPNLRPTGDLSNKTVNIQNHESAPGSPDGPDGDAGSGGVEIGERVGGAPTVSVIIPTRNEALNLPYVAERMPSVDEIVVIDGGSVDDTVAVARKLWPQAKVLSQTRSGKGNALACGFEVATGDILVMIDADGSTDPAEIPAFVATLIGGADLAKGSRFSHGGGSDDITAFRRLGNLGFNWLVNRIFATEFTDLCYGYNAFWRHVLDTLDLPDTAGTAAQWGDGFEIETIINVRIARSGLLIREVGSFEACRIHGRSNLNAFSDGFRVLRTINRERRLHKAPGLADTLAQPRQLAGRK, encoded by the coding sequence ATGCAAACGGATCTCAGGGGCAGTAATAACGCTCGTCAACAATGCTTTTCGTTGGAAAGGACTGTCTTGACAAACCTGGTTCCAGGCCCGAATTTGCGGCCTACCGGCGATTTGAGCAACAAAACCGTCAATATCCAGAATCACGAGAGCGCACCGGGAAGCCCCGATGGTCCCGATGGTGATGCTGGGTCAGGAGGCGTAGAGATCGGTGAACGTGTCGGTGGTGCACCCACCGTCAGCGTCATCATTCCCACGAGGAACGAGGCGTTGAATCTGCCGTATGTGGCGGAGCGAATGCCGTCGGTCGACGAGATCGTCGTCATCGACGGCGGGTCGGTGGACGACACCGTTGCCGTGGCGCGGAAGTTGTGGCCCCAGGCCAAGGTGCTCAGTCAGACACGAAGCGGTAAGGGCAACGCACTGGCGTGTGGCTTCGAAGTGGCCACGGGCGACATCCTGGTGATGATCGATGCCGACGGTTCCACCGACCCGGCCGAGATCCCCGCGTTCGTGGCTACGTTGATCGGCGGCGCCGATCTGGCCAAGGGCAGCCGCTTCTCGCACGGCGGGGGGAGCGACGACATCACCGCATTCCGCCGGCTCGGCAATTTGGGCTTCAACTGGCTGGTGAACCGGATCTTCGCGACGGAGTTCACTGACCTCTGCTACGGCTACAACGCCTTCTGGCGCCATGTGCTCGACACCCTCGACCTTCCCGACACCGCCGGAACTGCCGCGCAGTGGGGTGACGGTTTCGAGATCGAAACCATCATCAACGTTCGAATCGCCCGCAGCGGCCTGCTGATTCGCGAGGTCGGCAGTTTCGAGGCGTGCCGCATCCATGGACGCAGCAACCTGAACGCCTTCAGCGACGGATTCCGGGTGCTGCGGACCATCAACCGCGAGCGCAGGCTGCACAAGGCGCCGGGCCTCGCCGACACCCTTGCCCAGCCCCGCCAACTGGCCGGACGCAAGTAA
- a CDS encoding alpha/beta fold hydrolase encodes MTSAEPAEPAVAATGWRLPKPRAGALGVDIAAVMTSSVATGALGFLFWTVAARGYSPAEVGRASALISSASLIAILANFSLGSLYERFLPVAGSQSKRLVRNGTLFVIAAALAFGAAFVLLGPDEQLFGSLTESLLFPVAVAVLAVFAIQDQVLVGIGRATTLAAKNITQSTVKLIAIAAFIPLATGTAIVWAWVLPAAVIAGWVLLRVIQPATGGRDGEPALPPNRDLFHFFLSSYAINAVGVVVPLLLPLIIVAQLGTETNAYFSMSWLVINTVAVLIHATGAPFIAAASAPGADIKACIGRFTLMCGGAGAASCVGLFLAAPYVLHIMGPAYAEQGTNLIRIFALSLPSLAIYTIYASLARLRRRLRLAVTVQVMIGVIVVVGIVLTTPRWGIDAVGYTYLAAELLGTLIIAVPLVRLLRHAWEPSSDTLVDTGLPAAPAPAAVHHEPAPAEDATVWRRFLETADAHGDEMALRTADGAVTYRQLASAAAAWSTTMRHHVSPDSTIALLAGLGPDSAATVLGAMAAGRVLTSLDPRLPVHRTRAIVDMLGAHGRPVGMIVTDDANQAHAGELATGAAVHRVESPPEVSGAAAWPDVPAGVDTLTTVQFTSGSTGVPKAVLHANGMWLCDAILMRTRFDITPGRRIALCMPVSFGAGINILLGALMSGADILGIDPRDVAPAAALRQLRGRDVEILVCTPSFLNALIDAAAGTTLPTLTRIVTTGEPANVPLVRRARTLAPAAVFTNWVGSSEANAISTYDIAPGDELPSGVIPAGDPAPLKRVTIAGDGTMSVTSRYLGMGYLVDPGDNASVRFAANSDGTRTVVTGDRARWSAEAGGTLMLLGRADTAVKIRGYLVEPAEIEAALLEHPAIREAAVRVDTTGGAPVLAAYAAPVAHVRAPSVAELRATLHEKLPTWMVPTHILTLAALPRTERGKVDLQALPEPVRGPLVTPCGATEEQLAKIWAQALALEAVGRTENFYALGGDSLTVQAVLSRVARQFGVQLPPSSVAGAPTVAQFAAVVHDRISRSGERPDALACTTVALRPISGDTTAPPIFCFAGAGASALSFTAFADRVRPTVPVYAFQPQGLENRAIPDWTVGAAARRHLADLRRLQPHGPYQLVGHSLGGFIALEVARQLRELGETVEMVTLLDPYLPPRAMRAARGRLPDATLTLDATPRSKRELWIRRLCLPLAGIVQFDPQTQASMLEAVGTRVGRFHKPRPWPGRALVVLSHLNDDDPRLWPFVLAGRLRITRITCDHESIVREPHIRQVVSLIEDESSSAPVDSAANPGGLPAAVEAHVADDAVVI; translated from the coding sequence GTGACGAGCGCTGAACCGGCCGAACCGGCGGTCGCGGCAACAGGGTGGCGGCTGCCGAAGCCGAGAGCCGGCGCCCTCGGAGTCGATATCGCGGCGGTGATGACCTCCAGTGTCGCCACCGGGGCGCTGGGTTTCCTGTTCTGGACGGTGGCAGCCCGGGGCTACAGCCCGGCCGAGGTGGGACGGGCGTCGGCACTCATCTCGTCGGCGTCGCTGATCGCGATCCTCGCCAACTTCAGCCTCGGCAGCCTGTACGAGCGGTTCCTGCCGGTAGCCGGCTCACAGTCGAAGCGCCTGGTGCGCAACGGAACTCTGTTCGTCATCGCAGCGGCACTGGCGTTCGGCGCGGCGTTCGTCCTCCTCGGACCGGATGAGCAGCTGTTCGGTTCGCTCACCGAGTCACTGTTGTTCCCGGTGGCGGTGGCCGTACTGGCGGTGTTCGCCATCCAGGACCAGGTGCTGGTCGGGATCGGCCGCGCCACGACACTGGCCGCCAAGAACATCACCCAGTCGACCGTCAAGCTCATCGCGATCGCCGCCTTCATACCCCTGGCCACGGGCACCGCGATCGTGTGGGCGTGGGTGCTACCCGCGGCGGTGATCGCCGGGTGGGTGCTGCTGCGCGTCATCCAGCCGGCGACCGGTGGCCGCGACGGGGAACCCGCCCTGCCACCGAACCGCGATCTGTTCCACTTCTTCCTCAGTTCGTATGCGATCAACGCCGTCGGCGTGGTGGTACCGCTGCTGTTGCCGCTGATCATCGTCGCCCAACTCGGCACCGAGACCAACGCGTACTTCTCGATGAGCTGGCTGGTGATCAACACCGTGGCCGTACTGATCCACGCCACCGGCGCGCCGTTCATCGCCGCGGCCTCGGCCCCCGGCGCCGACATCAAAGCCTGCATCGGGCGATTCACCCTGATGTGCGGTGGCGCCGGCGCGGCCAGCTGTGTCGGCCTGTTCCTGGCGGCGCCCTACGTGTTGCACATCATGGGACCCGCATACGCCGAACAGGGCACCAACCTCATCCGGATCTTCGCGCTGAGCCTGCCGTCGTTGGCGATCTACACCATCTACGCCTCGCTGGCCCGGCTGCGGCGCCGGCTGCGCCTCGCGGTGACGGTGCAGGTGATGATCGGTGTCATCGTGGTTGTCGGCATCGTGCTCACCACCCCCCGTTGGGGTATCGATGCGGTGGGTTACACCTATCTGGCGGCCGAACTGCTGGGCACCCTGATCATCGCGGTGCCGCTGGTGCGGTTGCTGCGCCATGCCTGGGAGCCGTCCTCGGACACGCTGGTGGACACCGGCCTGCCCGCCGCCCCGGCACCCGCCGCGGTTCACCACGAGCCTGCCCCCGCGGAGGACGCCACCGTCTGGCGACGCTTCCTCGAGACCGCCGATGCGCACGGCGACGAGATGGCCCTGCGCACCGCCGACGGCGCGGTGACCTACCGTCAACTGGCCTCCGCGGCGGCGGCGTGGTCCACGACGATGCGCCACCACGTCAGCCCCGACTCCACGATCGCGCTGCTCGCGGGGCTCGGACCGGATTCGGCGGCAACGGTTCTGGGGGCTATGGCTGCCGGACGGGTGTTGACCAGTCTGGATCCGCGACTGCCCGTGCACCGCACCCGCGCGATCGTCGACATGCTCGGCGCACATGGCCGCCCCGTCGGCATGATCGTCACCGACGACGCCAACCAGGCCCACGCCGGGGAACTGGCCACCGGAGCCGCGGTGCACCGGGTGGAATCCCCGCCGGAGGTCAGCGGGGCCGCCGCCTGGCCGGACGTGCCCGCGGGTGTGGACACGTTGACCACCGTGCAGTTCACCTCCGGGTCCACCGGGGTCCCCAAGGCGGTACTGCACGCCAACGGGATGTGGCTCTGTGACGCCATCCTGATGCGGACGCGATTCGACATCACCCCGGGCCGGCGGATCGCGCTGTGTATGCCCGTGAGCTTCGGCGCCGGAATCAACATCCTGCTGGGTGCGCTGATGTCGGGTGCCGACATCCTCGGCATCGATCCCCGCGACGTGGCGCCGGCAGCGGCCCTGCGACAACTGCGCGGCCGCGACGTCGAAATCCTCGTCTGCACACCGTCATTCCTCAACGCGTTGATCGACGCCGCCGCCGGCACCACCCTTCCCACGCTGACTCGCATCGTCACCACGGGCGAACCCGCCAACGTGCCGCTGGTCCGCCGGGCCCGCACGCTGGCCCCAGCGGCGGTGTTCACCAACTGGGTCGGCTCCTCGGAGGCCAACGCGATCTCCACCTATGACATCGCACCGGGCGACGAGCTGCCATCGGGGGTGATCCCTGCCGGTGACCCGGCACCGTTGAAGCGCGTCACGATCGCCGGGGACGGCACGATGAGTGTCACTTCCCGATACCTGGGCATGGGCTACCTCGTTGATCCCGGCGACAACGCCTCGGTACGTTTCGCCGCCAACAGCGACGGCACCCGCACCGTCGTCACCGGAGACCGCGCCCGCTGGAGCGCCGAAGCCGGCGGCACGCTGATGCTGCTCGGGCGCGCCGACACCGCCGTCAAGATCCGCGGGTACCTGGTCGAGCCCGCCGAGATCGAGGCGGCCCTGCTGGAGCATCCCGCAATCCGAGAGGCCGCGGTCCGGGTCGACACCACCGGCGGCGCACCGGTTCTCGCCGCCTATGCTGCCCCGGTCGCCCATGTGCGGGCGCCATCGGTCGCCGAGTTACGCGCCACCCTGCACGAGAAACTGCCCACCTGGATGGTGCCTACGCACATTCTGACGTTGGCAGCCCTGCCCAGGACCGAACGCGGCAAGGTCGACCTGCAGGCGCTACCGGAACCGGTCCGCGGTCCCCTGGTCACCCCGTGCGGGGCAACCGAAGAGCAGCTCGCGAAGATCTGGGCACAGGCACTGGCACTGGAAGCGGTGGGCCGGACCGAGAACTTCTACGCTCTCGGCGGGGATTCACTGACCGTGCAGGCGGTGCTGAGCCGGGTGGCCCGCCAGTTCGGTGTCCAACTGCCCCCGTCCTCGGTCGCCGGCGCGCCCACGGTGGCGCAGTTCGCCGCCGTGGTGCACGACCGGATCAGCCGGTCAGGAGAGCGACCGGACGCCTTGGCGTGCACCACTGTGGCGCTACGGCCGATATCCGGGGACACCACGGCGCCGCCGATCTTCTGCTTCGCCGGAGCCGGCGCATCGGCGCTGTCGTTCACCGCATTCGCCGACCGGGTCCGCCCCACGGTGCCGGTATACGCGTTCCAGCCGCAGGGCCTGGAGAACCGGGCCATCCCGGATTGGACGGTCGGCGCCGCGGCGCGTCGCCACCTGGCCGATCTGCGGCGTCTGCAGCCCCACGGCCCGTATCAGCTGGTCGGGCACTCACTCGGTGGCTTCATCGCCCTCGAGGTCGCCCGTCAGCTGCGTGAGCTCGGCGAAACCGTCGAGATGGTGACCTTGCTCGACCCCTACCTGCCACCGCGCGCCATGCGGGCGGCCAGGGGCCGATTGCCCGACGCCACACTGACTCTCGACGCCACTCCCCGCAGCAAGCGGGAGCTCTGGATCCGCCGGCTGTGCCTGCCACTGGCTGGGATCGTCCAGTTCGACCCCCAGACCCAGGCCTCGATGCTGGAGGCCGTCGGAACCCGGGTCGGCAGGTTCCACAAGCCCCGGCCCTGGCCGGGTCGGGCACTGGTGGTGTTGAGCCACCTCAACGACGACGACCCCCGGCTGTGGCCGTTCGTTCTCGCCGGCCGGCTGCGGATCACCCGGATCACCTGTGACCACGAATCGATCGTCCGCGAACCGCATATCCGACAGGTCGTCAGCCTGATCGAAGATGAATCCTCCTCGGCGCCAGTGGATTCCGCTGCGAACCCGGGTGGGCTACCTGCCGCCGTCGAGGCGCACGTCGCCGACGACGCCGTGGTGATCTGA
- a CDS encoding endonuclease/exonuclease/phosphatase family protein, which produces MAAGAGLVLLVAGSIGIAAHYSAFVGTTWTLIASFTPLLVGVTGVALVLLLLGRQRVLALAAVAALTVGVWTQVPLYRATPVSADAPDGPQLRVMQANIYLGSADTDALLRTVHDADVDILTVAELTEAAAQRLAAAGITRQLPYSFTKPRGGGGGTGIYSRYPLRDGQVLPGFVLENLRATVAVPGTVPTAGYALHPLPPYPEPAYRWMAELGQLGRILAAETMPLVVGADFNSTYDHRQYRRVLEGATAPPLRDAAEFTGAGIVATYPADRWYPAVLAIDRILTRGGTPLSFSRVDIPGSDHHGVVGDVRLDGGR; this is translated from the coding sequence TTGGCCGCTGGCGCCGGACTGGTATTGCTGGTTGCCGGTTCGATCGGGATCGCCGCGCACTATTCGGCTTTTGTCGGCACCACCTGGACGTTGATCGCGTCGTTCACGCCGTTGTTGGTGGGGGTCACCGGGGTTGCCCTGGTGCTGTTGCTGCTCGGACGTCAGCGGGTACTGGCCTTGGCGGCGGTGGCAGCGCTGACGGTGGGGGTGTGGACACAGGTGCCGTTGTACCGGGCCACACCGGTATCGGCCGATGCTCCGGACGGCCCGCAGCTGCGGGTGATGCAGGCGAACATCTACCTCGGCAGCGCGGATACCGACGCGCTGCTGCGCACGGTGCACGACGCTGACGTCGACATCCTGACCGTCGCCGAACTCACCGAGGCGGCGGCCCAGCGGCTGGCCGCTGCGGGCATCACCCGGCAGTTGCCCTACTCGTTCACCAAACCCCGTGGCGGAGGCGGCGGGACGGGCATCTACTCGCGGTACCCCCTGCGCGACGGGCAGGTGCTCCCCGGGTTCGTGCTGGAGAATCTGCGGGCCACGGTGGCAGTCCCGGGCACGGTGCCGACGGCCGGGTACGCACTGCACCCGTTGCCGCCGTATCCGGAACCGGCGTATCGCTGGATGGCCGAACTGGGACAGCTGGGGCGGATCCTGGCGGCTGAGACGATGCCGCTGGTGGTGGGGGCGGACTTCAACTCCACCTACGATCACCGGCAGTACCGCCGCGTGCTCGAGGGCGCCACGGCGCCGCCACTGCGTGATGCCGCCGAGTTCACCGGCGCGGGAATCGTGGCGACCTATCCCGCCGACCGGTGGTATCCCGCCGTGCTGGCGATCGACCGGATCCTCACCCGCGGTGGCACCCCGCTGTCGTTCTCGCGGGTGGACATCCCCGGCTCAGATCACCACGGCGTCGTCGGCGACGTGCGCCTCGACGGCGGCAGGTAG